The Podospora pseudopauciseta strain CBS 411.78 chromosome 2 map unlocalized CBS411.78m_2, whole genome shotgun sequence genome has a window encoding:
- the PPT1 gene encoding Palmitoyl-protein thioesterase 1 (COG:T; BUSCO:EOG09261M78; EggNog:ENOG503NU3F), producing MLVPFKSKYCGVLQISPRSQPHAATRSRHIRFIAICASRKTEETIVSASLPPWIYSLFPKSTSGRFRYTSIFPKQNLRPCHPFVSTPRMFPWSRKAQPEPEKEDGEMATPEEQAVALKNQGNKAFAAHDWPTAIDFYSQAIELNDKEPTFWSNRAQAYMKTEAYGYAIRDATKAIELNPGMIKAYYRRATAYVAILKPKEAVKDFQTCVKIDPGNKDAKLKLVECQKAVRQLAFFEAIEVGDEPSVADGLDVDSMHVEDSYDGVRLGSEMTQEFIDDMTERFKNGKTIHKKYVYQIVIAVKKLVYDEPTMVEVEIPEDVELTVCGDTHGQYFDLMELFRINGTPSDKHWYLFNGDFVDRGSWSTEIALLLYANKWLRPKNFFINRGNHETDDMNRVYGFEGECKAKYNERIFKLFSESFSALPLATLVGKKYFVLHGGLFSDDNVTLDDIRKLDRHKQRQPGQAGLMMEMLWTDPQSEPGRGPSKRGVGMQFGPDVTRRFCEKNGLEAIIRSHEVRMAGYEEEHDGKCITVFSAPKYCDMTENKGAFINIGPDLKLRFTQFDAVPHPNIRPMAYANSSMMSSLM from the exons ATGCTAGTACCGTTTAAAAGCAAATACTGCGGGGTCCTGCAGATCTCGCCCAGGTCTCAACCGCACGCAGCGACCCGTTCCAGACACATCCGATTCATTGCTATTTGCGCTTCCCGCAAGACAGAAGAAACTATCGTTTCAGCAAGCTTGCCACCTTGGATTTATTCTCTCTTTCCGAAAAGCACCAGCGGCCGGTTTAGATATACATCTATCTTTCCCAAACAAAACCTCCGGCCCTGTCACCCATTCGTCTCAACCCCGCGCATGTTCCCGTGGTCAAGAAAAGCGCAGCCCGAACCGGAAAAGGAGGACGGCGAGATGGCTACACCAGAGGAGCAGGCCGTGGCCTTGAAGAACCAGGGAAACAAGGCCTTTGCCGCCCATGACTGGCCAACCGCCATTGACTTTTACTCCCAGGCCATCGAGCTGAACGACAAGGAGCCAACATTCTGGTCAAACAGAGCTCAG GCATACATGAAGACAGAAGCCTACGGCTATGCGATCAGGGACGCGACGAAAGCCATCGAGCTGAACCCAGGGATGATCAAGGCCTACTACCGCCGAGCCACCGCCTACGTAGCTATCCTCAAGCCCAAGGAGGCCGTCAAAGACTTTCAGACCTGTGTCAAGATCGACCCTGGTAATAAGGatgccaagctcaagcttgTCGAGTGCCAAAAGGCCGTCAGGCAACTTGCCTTCTTCGAGGCGAtcgaggttggggatgagCCATCGGTTGCTGACGGACTCGATGTCGACTCGATGCATGTGGAAGACTCGTATGATGGTGTGAGGTTAGGGAGTGAAATGACACAAGAGTTTATCGATGACATGACGGAGAGGTTCAAGAACGGCAAGACCATACACAAGAAATATGTGTACCAAATTGTCATTGCGGTCAAGAAGCTGGTGTATGACGAGCCTacgatggtggaggtggagattCCTGAGGATGTCGAGCTCACAGTTTGCGGTGATACACACG GTCAATACTTTGATCTTATGGAACTCTTCCGGATAAACGGCACCCCCAGCGACAAGCACTGGTATCTCTTCAACGGCGACTTTGTCGACAGAGGCTCGTGGTCCACCGAAatcgcccttcttctctaCGCCAACAAGTGGCTCCGCCCCAAGAACTTCTTCATCAACCGTGGCAACCACGAAACAGACGACATGAACAGAGTGTACGGCTTTGAGGGCGAGTGCAAGGCCAAGTACAACGAGAGGATCTTTAAGCTGTTTTCTGAGAGCTTCTCTGCCCTGCCCCTGGCAACACTTGTTGGCAAGAAATACTTTGTTCTGCACGGCGGTTTGTTCTCAGACGACAACGTAACGCTGGATGATATCAGGAAGCTCGACAGGCATAAGCAGAGGCAGCCCGGCCAGGCtggtttgatgatggagatgtTGTGGACAGATCCTCAGTCGGAGCCCGGTCGTGGACCAAGCAAGCGTGGTGTGGGTATGCAGTTCGGTCCGGACGTTACCAGGAGGTTCTGTGAGAAGAACGGGTTGGAGGCGATTATTAGATCACACGAGGTCAGGATGGCGGGTTATGAGGAGGAGCATGATGGAAAGTGCATCACTG TCTTCTCCGCGCCCAAGTACTGCGACATGACGGAGAACAAGGGCGCCTTCATCAATATCGGCCCCGATCTCAAGCTTAGATTCACACAGTTTGATGCCGTGCCTCATCCAAATATCCGGCCGATG GCCTACGCCAACTCGAGCATGATGTCCTCGCTCATGTAA
- a CDS encoding uncharacterized protein (EggNog:ENOG503P5FS) produces MGATFSAVKTLVVPAIISLILFLLSTFVLYPLWQRYRNRYSQYLPIDTLSEQTSSLRARITGGLSSLIFTSRWSTGFADRLVVGGRPSFDSEDGEELEDVDESTGRGGNIGDSIDSSRRLSRDLEEGFIDDSDESSSDDSSR; encoded by the exons ATGGGAGCCACATTCTCAGCCGTCAAG ACGCTGGTTGTCCCCGCCATAATATCTCTGATACTCTTCCTCCTGTCGACGTTTGTCCTCTACCCCTTGTGGCAACGCTATCGAAACCGTTACAGCCAGTACCTCCCAATAGACACTTTATCCGAACAGACATCTTCGCTCAGGGCCAGGATAACAGGCGGCCTTAGTAGCCTGATATTTACCTCTAGGTGGAGCACAGGCTTTGCTGATCGGCTCGTTGTTGGTGGTCGGCCGTCGTTTGATTCAGAAGACggggaagagctggaggatgtggatgagTCTACCGGAAGAGGTGGAAACATTGGTGACAGTATTGACAGCTCGAGGAGGTTAAGCAGAGA CTTGGAGGAAGGTTTCATCGATGATAGCGACGAGTCCTCATCAGACGACTCGTCGAGGTGA
- a CDS encoding uncharacterized protein (EggNog:ENOG503P6TF), protein MTEAMDLDPPPPTSTTSLPKPQTSKPLLTTLTLPTPPFSYANLTLLTPSPSTTQQQLDPLLLKSYLTSALSQFLGQTGAAIPIDILQVGPASSWVRLPRPDLAAFTAAIASFSGLNNGKEKLVLRVEAAGDFLGALVDRGEEREIWGK, encoded by the coding sequence ATGACCGAAGCAATGGATCTcgacccccctccccccaccagcaccacctccctccccaaaccccaaacctccaaacccctcctcaccaccctaaccctccccacaccccccttctcctacgccaacctcacccttctaaccccctccccctccacaacccagcaacagctcgaccccctcctcctgaaATCCTACCTAACCTCCGCTTTATCTCAATTCCTCGGCCAAACCGGTGCCGCCATCCCAATCGACATCCTCCAAGTCGGCCCTGCCTCCTCCTGGGtccgcctcccccgccccgACCTCGCCGCATTCACCGCAGCAATCGCCTCATTCAGCGGTCTAAACAACGGGAAAGAAAAACTGGTGCTCAGAGTAGAGGCAGCCGGGGATTTCCTCGGGGCTCTTGTCGACAGAGGGGAGGAACGTGAGATTTGGGGGAAATGA